A region from the Benincasa hispida cultivar B227 chromosome 10, ASM972705v1, whole genome shotgun sequence genome encodes:
- the LOC120088707 gene encoding histone deacetylase 9 isoform X1 gives MRSKDRISYFYDGDVGSVYFGPNHPMKPHRLCMTHHLVLSYELHKKMEIYRPHKAYPVELAQFHSADYVEFLHRINPDTQHLFANELSKYNLGEDCPVFENLFEFCQIYAGGTIDAARRLNHQLCDIAINWAGGLHHAKKCEASGFCYINDLVLGILELLKYHSRVLYIDIDVHHGDGVEEAFYFTDRVMTVSFHKFGDLFFPGTGDVKEIGEREGKFYAINVPLKDGIDDGSFTRLFRTIISKVVEMYRPGVIVLQCGADSLAGDRLGCFNLSIDGHAECVRFVKKFNLPLLVTGGGGYTKENVARCWTVETGVLLDTELPNEIPDNEYIKYFSPDHLLRIPNGHMENLNTKSYLSTIKTQVLENLRFIQHAPGVQMQEVPPDFYIPDFDEDEQNPDERMNRHTQDKQIQRDDEYYEGDNDNDHDMDDA, from the exons ATGCGTTCCAAGGATAGGATTTCATACTTTTATGATG GGGACGTGGGAAGTGTTTACTTTGGTCCAAATCATCCAATGAAGCCACATCGGCTCTGTATGACTCATCATCTTGTTCTCTCATATGAGCTTCATAAGAAGATGGAAATTTAC CGTCCCCACAAAGCATATCCTGTGGAGCTTGCTCAGTTCCATTCAGCTGATTATGTGGAATTTCTGCACCGAATAAATCCAGATACTCAACACTTGTTTGCTAATGAGCTGTCTAAAT ATAATCTTGGAGAGGATTGCCCTGTCTTTGAGAACTTGTTTGAATTCTGCCAAATATATGCTGGTGGAACAATAG ATGCTGCACGCAGACTAAATCATCAACTGTGTGACATTGCAATAAATTGGGCAGGTGGCTTACATCATGCTAAAAAGTGCGAGGCTTCTGGGTTTTGCTACATCAATGACTTGGTTTTGGGGATACTAGAACTTCTAAAATATCATTCTCGTGTTTTATATATTGACATAGATGTGCATCATGGTGATGGGGTAGAGGAAGCGTTTTATTTCACTGACAG GGTGATGACCGTTAGTTTTCACAAGTTTGGGGACTTGTTTTTTCCTGGAACTGGTGATGTTAAG GAAATAGGAGAAAGAGAAGGCAAGTTTTATGCCATTAATGTCCCACTGAAGGATGGAATAGATGATGGTAGCTTCACCAGACTTTTCAGAACT ATTATCTCCAAGGTTGTTGAAATGTATCGACCAGGTGTCATTGTTCTTCAGTGTGGAGCCGATTCATTGGCTGGAGATCGCTTAGGCTGCTTTAATCTCTCTATTGATG GTCACGCTGAATGTGTTAGATTTGTCAAGAAATTCAATTTGCCATTATTG GTTACTGGTGGTGGAGGTTATACCAAAGAGAATGTAGCTAGATGTTGGACTGTCGAAACGGGAGTTCTTCTGGATACAGAGCTGCCTAATG AAATTCCAGACAACGagtatatcaaatatttttcacCAGACCATTTGCTAAGAATTCCAAATGGGCATATG GAAAATTTAAATACGAAATCATACCTTAGCACGATCAAAACACAAGTTTTGGAAAATCTCCGTTTCATCCAACATGCTCCAGGTGTACAAATGCAAGAG GTTCCTCCTGATTTCTACATTCCTGATTTTGACGAAGATGAGCAGAATCCTGATGAGCGCATGAACC GACACACCCAAGACAAGCAAATCCAACGTGACGATGAATATTACGAAGGAGATAATGATAACGATCATGATATGGACGATGCATGA
- the LOC120088707 gene encoding histone deacetylase 17 isoform X3: MYRPGVIVLQCGADSLAGDRLGCFNLSIDGHAECVRFVKKFNLPLLVTGGGGYTKENVARCWTVETGVLLDTELPNEIPDNEYIKYFSPDHLLRIPNGHMENLNTKSYLSTIKTQVLENLRFIQHAPGVQMQEVPPDFYIPDFDEDEQNPDERMNRHTQDKQIQRDDEYYEGDNDNDHDMDDA; the protein is encoded by the exons ATGTATCGACCAGGTGTCATTGTTCTTCAGTGTGGAGCCGATTCATTGGCTGGAGATCGCTTAGGCTGCTTTAATCTCTCTATTGATG GTCACGCTGAATGTGTTAGATTTGTCAAGAAATTCAATTTGCCATTATTG GTTACTGGTGGTGGAGGTTATACCAAAGAGAATGTAGCTAGATGTTGGACTGTCGAAACGGGAGTTCTTCTGGATACAGAGCTGCCTAATG AAATTCCAGACAACGagtatatcaaatatttttcacCAGACCATTTGCTAAGAATTCCAAATGGGCATATG GAAAATTTAAATACGAAATCATACCTTAGCACGATCAAAACACAAGTTTTGGAAAATCTCCGTTTCATCCAACATGCTCCAGGTGTACAAATGCAAGAG GTTCCTCCTGATTTCTACATTCCTGATTTTGACGAAGATGAGCAGAATCCTGATGAGCGCATGAACC GACACACCCAAGACAAGCAAATCCAACGTGACGATGAATATTACGAAGGAGATAATGATAACGATCATGATATGGACGATGCATGA
- the LOC120088707 gene encoding histone deacetylase 17 isoform X4, protein MPVLLFLLFTCGADSLAGDRLGCFNLSIDGHAECVRFVKKFNLPLLVTGGGGYTKENVARCWTVETGVLLDTELPNEIPDNEYIKYFSPDHLLRIPNGHMENLNTKSYLSTIKTQVLENLRFIQHAPGVQMQEVPPDFYIPDFDEDEQNPDERMNRHTQDKQIQRDDEYYEGDNDNDHDMDDA, encoded by the exons ATGCCGGTGCTGCTATTTCTATTGTTCACG TGTGGAGCCGATTCATTGGCTGGAGATCGCTTAGGCTGCTTTAATCTCTCTATTGATG GTCACGCTGAATGTGTTAGATTTGTCAAGAAATTCAATTTGCCATTATTG GTTACTGGTGGTGGAGGTTATACCAAAGAGAATGTAGCTAGATGTTGGACTGTCGAAACGGGAGTTCTTCTGGATACAGAGCTGCCTAATG AAATTCCAGACAACGagtatatcaaatatttttcacCAGACCATTTGCTAAGAATTCCAAATGGGCATATG GAAAATTTAAATACGAAATCATACCTTAGCACGATCAAAACACAAGTTTTGGAAAATCTCCGTTTCATCCAACATGCTCCAGGTGTACAAATGCAAGAG GTTCCTCCTGATTTCTACATTCCTGATTTTGACGAAGATGAGCAGAATCCTGATGAGCGCATGAACC GACACACCCAAGACAAGCAAATCCAACGTGACGATGAATATTACGAAGGAGATAATGATAACGATCATGATATGGACGATGCATGA
- the LOC120088707 gene encoding histone deacetylase 9 isoform X2 → MRSKDRISYFYDGDVGSVYFGPNHPMKPHRLCMTHHLVLSYELHKKMEIYRPHKAYPVELAQFHSADYVEFLHRINPDTQHLFANELSKYNLGEDCPVFENLFEFCQIYAGGTIDAARRLNHQLCDIAINWAGGLHHAKKCEASGFCYINDLVLGILELLKYHSRVLYIDIDVHHGDGVEEAFYFTDRVMTVSFHKFGDLFFPGTGDVKEIGEREGKFYAINVPLKDGIDDGSFTRLFRTCGADSLAGDRLGCFNLSIDGHAECVRFVKKFNLPLLVTGGGGYTKENVARCWTVETGVLLDTELPNEIPDNEYIKYFSPDHLLRIPNGHMENLNTKSYLSTIKTQVLENLRFIQHAPGVQMQEVPPDFYIPDFDEDEQNPDERMNRHTQDKQIQRDDEYYEGDNDNDHDMDDA, encoded by the exons ATGCGTTCCAAGGATAGGATTTCATACTTTTATGATG GGGACGTGGGAAGTGTTTACTTTGGTCCAAATCATCCAATGAAGCCACATCGGCTCTGTATGACTCATCATCTTGTTCTCTCATATGAGCTTCATAAGAAGATGGAAATTTAC CGTCCCCACAAAGCATATCCTGTGGAGCTTGCTCAGTTCCATTCAGCTGATTATGTGGAATTTCTGCACCGAATAAATCCAGATACTCAACACTTGTTTGCTAATGAGCTGTCTAAAT ATAATCTTGGAGAGGATTGCCCTGTCTTTGAGAACTTGTTTGAATTCTGCCAAATATATGCTGGTGGAACAATAG ATGCTGCACGCAGACTAAATCATCAACTGTGTGACATTGCAATAAATTGGGCAGGTGGCTTACATCATGCTAAAAAGTGCGAGGCTTCTGGGTTTTGCTACATCAATGACTTGGTTTTGGGGATACTAGAACTTCTAAAATATCATTCTCGTGTTTTATATATTGACATAGATGTGCATCATGGTGATGGGGTAGAGGAAGCGTTTTATTTCACTGACAG GGTGATGACCGTTAGTTTTCACAAGTTTGGGGACTTGTTTTTTCCTGGAACTGGTGATGTTAAG GAAATAGGAGAAAGAGAAGGCAAGTTTTATGCCATTAATGTCCCACTGAAGGATGGAATAGATGATGGTAGCTTCACCAGACTTTTCAGAACT TGTGGAGCCGATTCATTGGCTGGAGATCGCTTAGGCTGCTTTAATCTCTCTATTGATG GTCACGCTGAATGTGTTAGATTTGTCAAGAAATTCAATTTGCCATTATTG GTTACTGGTGGTGGAGGTTATACCAAAGAGAATGTAGCTAGATGTTGGACTGTCGAAACGGGAGTTCTTCTGGATACAGAGCTGCCTAATG AAATTCCAGACAACGagtatatcaaatatttttcacCAGACCATTTGCTAAGAATTCCAAATGGGCATATG GAAAATTTAAATACGAAATCATACCTTAGCACGATCAAAACACAAGTTTTGGAAAATCTCCGTTTCATCCAACATGCTCCAGGTGTACAAATGCAAGAG GTTCCTCCTGATTTCTACATTCCTGATTTTGACGAAGATGAGCAGAATCCTGATGAGCGCATGAACC GACACACCCAAGACAAGCAAATCCAACGTGACGATGAATATTACGAAGGAGATAATGATAACGATCATGATATGGACGATGCATGA